From Pseudomonas putida, one genomic window encodes:
- the tauB gene encoding taurine ABC transporter ATP-binding subunit, with the protein MALLELERISAQYPGASTPVLADINLSLGPGQLLVALGPSGSGKTSLLNLIAGFVTPSGGRITLDGVAVQGPSAERGVVFQDDALLPWQNVLGNVAFGLELAGVARAEREAKARQMLALVDLDGFGERRIWQLSGGQKQRVGLARALAADPRVLLMDEPFGALDAFTREQMQELLLQVWQRTAKPVFLITHDIEEAVFLATELVLLAPAPGRVVERLQLDFGQRYAAGESARAIKSDPRFIETREHVLARVFSQRQSLQEHA; encoded by the coding sequence ATGGCCTTGCTAGAACTGGAGCGCATCAGCGCACAGTACCCCGGCGCCAGCACCCCTGTGCTGGCCGACATCAACCTCAGCCTGGGCCCAGGCCAGTTGCTGGTCGCGCTGGGGCCCTCCGGCAGCGGCAAGACGTCGCTGCTCAACCTTATCGCGGGCTTCGTCACCCCCAGCGGCGGGCGTATCACCCTTGACGGCGTTGCGGTGCAAGGCCCCAGCGCCGAACGCGGCGTGGTGTTTCAGGACGATGCCCTGCTGCCGTGGCAGAACGTGCTGGGCAATGTCGCTTTCGGTTTGGAGCTGGCAGGTGTGGCCCGCGCGGAGCGGGAGGCCAAGGCACGGCAAATGCTGGCATTGGTCGATCTGGATGGCTTTGGCGAGCGGCGCATCTGGCAACTGTCCGGCGGCCAGAAGCAGCGCGTGGGCCTGGCCCGCGCGCTGGCGGCCGACCCAAGGGTACTGCTGATGGACGAGCCGTTCGGCGCCCTTGACGCATTCACCCGCGAGCAGATGCAGGAACTGCTGCTGCAAGTCTGGCAGCGCACTGCCAAACCGGTGTTCCTTATTACTCACGACATTGAGGAAGCGGTATTCCTTGCAACCGAGCTGGTGCTGCTGGCCCCAGCCCCGGGCCGTGTGGTCGAGCGCCTGCAGCTGGACTTCGGCCAACGTTATGCCGCTGGCGAGTCGGCTCGGGCGATCAAGTCTGACCCCCGCTTCATTGAAACTCGCGAGCATGTGCTGGCGCGGGTTTTCTCCCAACGCCAAAGCCTGCAGGAGCACGCATGA
- a CDS encoding OprD family porin — MYKSSLALAVALGVLAQQAGAAGFVEDSKLSLSSRTMYFDNNNREAHTDPRPDQRESGQGFKLDYISGFTEGTVGFGVDAQALWGIQLDGGRGYHKSGFMPDDSDGSAVSQWGRFGANAKARFSKTEAHFGSALAPNLPILVANDGRLLPQTFEGGTIQSKEIDNLTINAGQLTHAMGRASSNRTGLSVAGGTQDSNKFRYGGLDYKLTPDLTLQYYYSNLEDFYKQHFLGATHVFKIADDQSFKTDLRYFDSSSDGKNGEAGYRFNNNNGYAKNAGEVDNKTWSAMFTYTLGGHALMLGHQQVSDDGGFVWLNQGNVVDGNGRNEGAGGSSFYLFTDSMINQFAKAGENTTFGQYSYDFARLGVPGLKASVSYLKGEDGKNAVGGGTFSEWERDARVDYVIQEGTFKGLGASLRHGVYRGTGTSSLADQDQTRLIFNYTYNFL, encoded by the coding sequence ATGTACAAGTCCAGCCTGGCTCTGGCCGTGGCACTGGGGGTTCTCGCCCAGCAAGCAGGCGCTGCCGGTTTCGTTGAAGACAGTAAACTGTCGCTTAGCTCGCGCACCATGTATTTCGACAACAATAACCGTGAAGCGCACACCGATCCGCGCCCGGATCAGCGTGAGTCTGGCCAGGGTTTTAAGCTCGATTACATTTCCGGTTTCACTGAAGGCACTGTCGGTTTCGGTGTTGATGCGCAGGCTCTGTGGGGCATCCAGCTCGATGGCGGCCGCGGCTATCACAAAAGCGGATTCATGCCCGACGATAGCGATGGTTCTGCAGTAAGCCAGTGGGGCCGCTTCGGCGCCAACGCCAAGGCTCGTTTCTCCAAGACTGAAGCCCACTTCGGTAGCGCGCTGGCACCTAACCTGCCAATCTTGGTTGCCAACGATGGCCGTCTGCTGCCGCAAACCTTTGAAGGTGGCACGATCCAGTCGAAAGAAATCGACAATCTGACCATCAACGCAGGTCAGCTGACTCACGCCATGGGCCGTGCTTCGAGCAACCGTACCGGTCTGTCCGTGGCGGGCGGCACCCAGGACAGCAACAAATTCCGCTACGGTGGCCTGGACTACAAGCTCACGCCCGACTTGACCCTGCAGTACTACTACTCGAACCTGGAAGACTTCTACAAGCAGCACTTCCTGGGCGCGACCCACGTGTTCAAGATCGCTGACGACCAGTCGTTCAAGACTGACCTGCGCTACTTCGACAGCAGCAGCGACGGCAAGAATGGTGAAGCTGGTTACCGCTTCAACAATAACAATGGCTATGCCAAGAACGCCGGCGAGGTCGATAACAAGACCTGGTCTGCCATGTTCACCTACACCCTGGGTGGCCATGCACTGATGCTCGGTCATCAGCAAGTCAGTGACGACGGCGGTTTCGTCTGGCTCAACCAAGGCAACGTCGTTGATGGCAATGGCCGCAACGAAGGTGCAGGCGGTTCCAGCTTCTACCTGTTCACTGACAGCATGATCAACCAGTTCGCCAAGGCCGGTGAGAACACCACCTTCGGTCAGTACTCGTATGACTTTGCTCGCCTGGGCGTGCCTGGCCTGAAAGCGTCCGTTTCCTACTTGAAAGGTGAAGACGGCAAGAACGCCGTTGGCGGCGGTACCTTCAGCGAATGGGAGCGCGACGCTCGCGTTGACTACGTGATTCAGGAAGGCACCTTCAAAGGCCTGGGTGCCAGCCTGCGTCACGGTGTGTACCGCGGCACCGGCACCAGCTCGCTGGCTGACCAGGATCAGACCCGTCTGATCTTCAACTACACTTACAACTTCCTGTAA
- the tauD gene encoding taurine dioxygenase gives MTLTVTPLSPALGAQISGVDISREMTDEQRDAIEQALLQHQVLFFRDQPITPEQQARFAARFGDLHIHPIYPNVPQTPQVLILDTAVTDVRDNAVWHTDVTFLPTPALGAVLSAKQLPAYGGDTLWASGIAAYQALSAPLREMLDGLTATHDFTKSFPLERFGTTPEDLARWEATRRNNPPLSHPVVRTHPVSGRKALFVNEGFTTRINELSELESEALLKLLFTHATRPEFSIRWRWQENDVAFWDNRVTQHFAVDDYRPNRRVMHRATILGDAPF, from the coding sequence ATGACGCTTACCGTTACCCCCCTCAGCCCGGCCCTTGGTGCCCAGATCAGCGGCGTGGACATCAGCCGCGAGATGACTGACGAGCAGCGCGATGCCATCGAGCAGGCACTGCTGCAACACCAGGTGCTGTTCTTCCGGGACCAGCCGATCACGCCTGAGCAGCAAGCGCGCTTCGCCGCGCGCTTCGGCGACCTGCACATCCACCCGATTTATCCCAACGTCCCGCAAACCCCGCAGGTGCTGATCCTCGACACCGCGGTCACCGACGTACGCGATAATGCCGTGTGGCACACCGACGTGACCTTCCTGCCGACCCCGGCGCTGGGTGCGGTGCTCAGTGCCAAGCAGTTGCCGGCCTATGGCGGCGATACCCTGTGGGCCAGCGGCATTGCCGCGTACCAAGCCCTGTCGGCGCCGCTGCGCGAGATGCTCGATGGCCTGACTGCAACGCACGATTTCACCAAGTCGTTCCCGCTCGAGCGCTTCGGTACTACGCCTGAAGACCTGGCACGCTGGGAAGCCACCCGGCGTAACAACCCGCCGCTGTCGCACCCGGTAGTGCGTACCCACCCGGTGAGCGGGCGCAAGGCGTTGTTCGTCAATGAAGGGTTCACCACACGCATCAATGAGCTCAGCGAACTGGAGAGTGAAGCATTGCTCAAGCTGCTGTTCACCCATGCGACGCGGCCGGAGTTCAGCATCCGCTGGCGTTGGCAGGAAAACGACGTGGCGTTCTGGGACAACCGCGTCACCCAGCATTTTGCGGTGGATGATTACCGACCCAACCGGCGGGTGATGCATCGGGCGACCATCCTGGGGGATGCGCCGTTCTGA
- a CDS encoding peroxiredoxin, which translates to MSLKLGDIAPDFEQDSSEGKIRFHEWLGSSWGVLFSHPADFTPVCTTELGLTAKLKDDFAKRGVKAIALSVDPVDSHHKWIEDINETQNTVVNFPIIADADRKVSDLYDLIHPNASDTLTVRSLFVIDPNKKVRLTITYPASTGRNFNEILRVIDSLQLTDNHKVATPGNWQDGDEVVIVPSLKDEEEIKQRFPKGYRAVKPYLRLTPQPNR; encoded by the coding sequence ATGAGCCTCAAACTCGGCGATATCGCCCCCGATTTCGAACAGGATTCCAGCGAAGGCAAGATCCGCTTCCACGAGTGGCTTGGTAGCAGCTGGGGCGTGCTGTTCTCTCACCCGGCCGACTTCACCCCGGTGTGCACCACCGAGCTGGGCCTGACCGCCAAGCTCAAGGACGACTTCGCCAAACGTGGGGTCAAGGCCATCGCCCTGTCCGTGGACCCGGTCGACTCGCACCACAAATGGATCGAGGACATCAACGAGACCCAGAACACCGTGGTCAACTTCCCGATCATCGCCGACGCCGACCGTAAGGTTTCCGACCTGTACGACCTGATACACCCGAACGCCAGCGACACCCTGACCGTTCGCTCGCTGTTCGTCATCGACCCGAACAAGAAGGTGCGGCTGACCATCACCTATCCGGCCAGCACCGGGCGCAACTTCAACGAAATACTGCGGGTAATCGACTCGCTGCAGCTCACCGACAACCACAAGGTCGCCACGCCAGGTAACTGGCAGGACGGCGACGAAGTAGTGATCGTGCCTTCGCTGAAGGATGAGGAAGAGATCAAGCAGCGCTTCCCAAAAGGCTACCGCGCCGTAAAACCCTACCTGCGACTCACCCCGCAACCTAATCGCTGA
- the tauC gene encoding taurine ABC transporter permease TauC → MSSLDLPVASKRDSHARPVEKARRQLSTRWISTLTLASLLLVWWLVTAAGWIEPLFLPAPGDILAKAWSLLTQGYMDASLWQHLGASLGRIGLALVAATLTAIPVGIAIGYNRVARGILDPLIEFYRPIPPLAYLPLIVIWCGIGELSKVLLIYLAIFAPIAIATATGVRTVDPARLRAAQSLGATKVQLIRHVIMPSALPDILTGIRIGLGVGWSTLVAAELIAATSGLGFMVQSAAQFLVTDVVVLGILLIALIAFALEMGLRALQRKLVPWHGQSH, encoded by the coding sequence ATGAGCAGCCTTGATCTGCCGGTCGCCAGCAAGCGCGACAGCCACGCGCGGCCCGTCGAAAAAGCGCGCCGCCAGCTTTCCACCCGCTGGATCAGCACGCTAACCCTGGCCAGCCTGCTGCTGGTCTGGTGGCTGGTGACCGCCGCCGGCTGGATAGAGCCCCTGTTCCTGCCTGCGCCCGGCGACATCCTGGCCAAAGCCTGGAGCTTGCTCACCCAAGGCTACATGGACGCCAGCCTGTGGCAACACCTGGGCGCGAGCCTGGGGCGCATCGGCCTGGCGCTGGTTGCTGCGACCCTGACCGCCATCCCGGTCGGTATCGCCATCGGCTACAACCGTGTAGCCCGCGGCATTCTCGATCCACTGATCGAGTTCTACCGCCCCATACCGCCCCTGGCCTACCTGCCGCTGATCGTCATCTGGTGCGGTATCGGCGAGCTGTCCAAGGTGCTGCTCATCTACCTGGCAATCTTCGCCCCGATCGCGATCGCCACGGCTACCGGCGTGCGCACCGTCGACCCGGCCAGGTTGCGCGCTGCGCAATCGCTGGGGGCGACCAAGGTACAACTGATCCGCCACGTGATCATGCCTAGTGCCCTGCCCGATATCCTCACCGGCATCCGTATCGGCCTGGGTGTGGGCTGGTCGACCCTGGTAGCCGCCGAACTGATCGCTGCCACCAGCGGCCTGGGCTTCATGGTGCAGTCGGCGGCGCAGTTCCTGGTGACTGACGTGGTAGTGCTGGGCATCCTGCTGATCGCCCTGATCGCCTTCGCCCTGGAGATGGGCCTGCGCGCCTTGCAGCGCAAGCTGGTGCCCTGGCATGGGCAAAGCCACTGA
- the ssuC gene encoding aliphatic sulfonate ABC transporter permease SsuC, producing MSRATSSTLTQRLAPWALPVLLLAVWQLAVSAGWLSTRILPAPSAVVSAGVELVRSGDIWTHLAISGWRAGLGFLIGGSIGLVLGFITGLSNWGERLLDSSVQMIRNVPHLALIPLVILWFGIDESAKIFLVALGTLFPIYLNTYHGIRNVDPALVEMARSYGLSGFSLFRQVILPGALPSILVGVRFALGFMWLTLIVAETISANAGIGYLAMNAREFLQTDVVVLAIVLYAVLGKLADLAARGLERVWLRWHPAYQVAKKEGA from the coding sequence ATGAGTCGTGCAACATCCTCCACCCTGACCCAGCGCCTGGCGCCGTGGGCACTGCCGGTGCTGCTGTTGGCAGTCTGGCAACTGGCGGTCAGCGCTGGCTGGCTGTCGACGCGCATCTTGCCAGCACCTAGCGCAGTGGTCAGCGCAGGTGTCGAGCTGGTGCGTAGCGGCGATATCTGGACCCACCTGGCCATCAGCGGCTGGCGTGCCGGCCTGGGCTTTCTGATCGGTGGCAGCATTGGGCTGGTGCTGGGCTTCATCACCGGCCTGTCGAACTGGGGCGAGCGCCTGCTCGACAGCTCGGTGCAGATGATCCGCAACGTGCCGCACCTGGCGCTGATCCCGCTGGTGATCCTGTGGTTCGGTATCGACGAGTCGGCAAAGATCTTCCTGGTCGCGCTGGGCACGCTGTTCCCGATCTACCTGAACACCTACCACGGCATCCGCAATGTCGACCCGGCGCTGGTGGAAATGGCGCGCAGCTACGGCTTGTCCGGCTTCAGCCTGTTCCGTCAGGTGATCCTGCCGGGTGCACTGCCATCGATCCTGGTGGGCGTGCGCTTCGCACTGGGTTTCATGTGGCTGACCCTGATCGTGGCCGAGACCATTTCAGCGAACGCCGGCATCGGTTACCTGGCGATGAACGCCCGTGAGTTCCTGCAGACCGACGTGGTGGTACTGGCCATCGTTCTGTATGCCGTGCTCGGCAAACTTGCCGACCTCGCCGCCCGTGGCCTGGAGCGTGTGTGGCTGCGCTGGCACCCGGCCTATCAAGTGGCCAAGAAGGAGGGCGCATGA
- the tauA gene encoding taurine ABC transporter substrate-binding protein codes for MIPHAPLRLFAALALAGTSWFAQAADLTVAYQTTVDPAKVAQVDGDYEKASKASIDWRKFDNGADVITAVASGDVQIGYLGSSPLAAAASRKLPVETFLIATQIGAGEALVARDSIKTPQDLIGKKVAVPFVSTGHYSLLAALKSWNIDPSKVQILNLAPPAIIAAWKRGDIDATYVWDPALGVAKENGKVLITSGELAEKGAPTFDAWIVRKDFADKHPEVVKAFAKVTLDAYADYRKDPAAWLANKDNVAKLVKLSGAKASDIPVLLEGNVYPLAADQANALGAPTTQALTDTATFLKQQGKVDAVLPDYSAYVSAKFLPN; via the coding sequence ATGATCCCGCACGCTCCACTGCGCCTGTTCGCTGCCCTGGCCCTCGCCGGCACCAGTTGGTTCGCCCAAGCCGCCGACCTCACAGTCGCCTACCAGACCACCGTCGACCCGGCCAAAGTGGCCCAGGTCGATGGCGACTACGAAAAAGCCAGCAAGGCCAGCATCGACTGGCGCAAGTTCGATAACGGCGCCGATGTGATCACTGCGGTGGCCAGCGGCGACGTGCAGATCGGCTACCTGGGCTCCAGCCCGCTGGCCGCTGCTGCCAGCCGCAAGCTGCCGGTGGAAACCTTCCTGATCGCCACTCAGATCGGCGCCGGCGAGGCGCTGGTGGCCCGCGACAGCATCAAGACCCCACAAGACCTGATCGGCAAGAAGGTCGCAGTGCCTTTCGTTTCGACCGGCCACTACAGCCTCTTGGCCGCGCTCAAAAGCTGGAACATCGACCCGTCCAAGGTGCAGATCCTCAACCTCGCCCCACCGGCGATCATCGCGGCCTGGAAGCGCGGCGACATCGATGCCACGTACGTTTGGGACCCGGCACTGGGCGTGGCCAAGGAAAACGGCAAGGTACTGATCACCTCCGGGGAACTGGCAGAAAAAGGCGCACCCACCTTCGATGCCTGGATCGTGCGCAAGGACTTCGCCGACAAGCACCCCGAGGTGGTCAAAGCCTTTGCCAAGGTCACCCTCGACGCCTACGCCGACTACCGCAAAGACCCGGCGGCCTGGCTGGCCAACAAAGACAACGTGGCCAAGCTGGTGAAGCTGTCCGGCGCCAAGGCCAGCGATATCCCGGTGCTGTTGGAGGGTAACGTCTACCCGCTGGCCGCCGACCAGGCCAACGCCCTGGGCGCACCGACCACTCAAGCACTGACCGACACCGCCACCTTCCTCAAGCAGCAAGGCAAGGTCGACGCCGTGTTGCCGGACTACTCGGCCTACGTCAGCGCCAAGTTCCTGCCCAATTGA
- the ssuE gene encoding NADPH-dependent FMN reductase, which yields MLVVSIGGSPSLRSRSGVLLQRSRQWLQERGAEVVTFQVRDFPAEDLLHARFDSPQVQHFQQLVAQADGLIVATPVYKASFAGALKTLLDLLPERALAHKIVLPIATGGSIAHMLAVDYALKPVLSALKAQETLQGIFADDSQVTYAEGAQPAQLSPALQERLQDALETFHLALARRPRPVAPGVLNERLISARWSI from the coding sequence ATGCTGGTCGTCTCAATCGGTGGTAGCCCAAGTCTCCGTTCACGCTCCGGCGTGCTGCTCCAGCGTTCGCGCCAGTGGCTGCAGGAGCGTGGTGCCGAGGTGGTGACCTTCCAGGTACGAGACTTCCCCGCTGAAGACCTGCTCCACGCCCGCTTCGACAGCCCACAAGTGCAGCACTTCCAGCAACTGGTGGCTCAGGCCGACGGCCTGATCGTCGCCACCCCGGTATACAAGGCATCGTTTGCCGGGGCACTGAAAACATTGCTCGACCTGCTACCCGAACGCGCCCTGGCCCACAAGATCGTGCTGCCAATCGCCACCGGCGGCAGCATCGCCCACATGCTCGCGGTCGATTACGCGTTAAAGCCAGTGCTGTCGGCACTCAAGGCGCAAGAGACCCTGCAAGGGATCTTCGCCGACGACAGCCAGGTCACCTACGCAGAAGGCGCCCAGCCGGCACAGTTGTCACCCGCTCTGCAAGAGCGGCTGCAGGACGCGCTGGAGACCTTCCACCTGGCCCTGGCCCGTCGGCCGCGGCCCGTGGCCCCCGGCGTACTCAACGAACGCTTGATCAGTGCCCGCTGGAGCATCTGA
- the ssuD gene encoding FMNH2-dependent alkanesulfonate monooxygenase, with translation MSLNIFWFLPTHGDGKYLGTSEGARAVDHGYLQQIAQAADRLGFGGVLIPTGRSCEDSWLVAASLIPVTQHLKFLVALRPGIISPTVAARQAATLDRLSNGRALFNLVTGGDPDELAGDGLHLNHQERYEASVEFTRIWRKVLEGENVDYDGKHIQVKGAKLLYPPIQQPRPPLYFGGSSQAAQDLAAEQVELYLTWGEPPAAVAEKIAQVREKAAAQGREVRFGIRLHVIVRETNEQAWAAADRLISHLDDDTIARAQASLARFDSVGQQRMAALHGGNRDNLEVSPNLWAGVGLVRGGAGTALVGDGPTVAARVKEYADLGIDTFIFSGYPHLEESYRVAELLFPHLDVQRPEQPKTGGYVSPFGEMVANDILPKSVSQS, from the coding sequence ATGAGCCTTAACATTTTCTGGTTCCTCCCGACCCATGGTGACGGCAAGTACCTGGGCACATCCGAGGGCGCCCGCGCGGTCGACCACGGCTACCTGCAGCAGATCGCGCAGGCCGCCGACCGCCTTGGTTTTGGTGGGGTGCTGATCCCTACTGGGCGTTCCTGCGAGGACTCGTGGCTGGTGGCAGCGTCGCTGATTCCCGTGACCCAGCATCTGAAGTTCCTGGTTGCCCTGCGCCCAGGCATCATTTCGCCGACCGTGGCAGCACGTCAGGCTGCAACGTTGGACCGCCTGTCCAATGGCCGTGCGCTGTTCAACCTAGTGACCGGTGGCGACCCCGATGAACTGGCGGGTGATGGGCTGCACCTGAACCACCAGGAGCGCTACGAAGCCTCGGTCGAGTTCACCCGTATCTGGCGCAAGGTGCTGGAAGGCGAAAACGTCGATTACGACGGCAAGCACATCCAGGTGAAGGGCGCCAAGCTGCTCTACCCGCCGATCCAGCAACCACGCCCGCCGCTGTATTTCGGCGGTTCGTCGCAGGCCGCTCAGGACCTGGCCGCCGAACAGGTCGAGTTGTACCTGACCTGGGGCGAGCCGCCGGCAGCTGTGGCCGAGAAGATTGCCCAGGTGCGCGAAAAAGCCGCTGCCCAAGGCCGCGAAGTACGCTTCGGCATTCGCCTGCACGTGATCGTGCGCGAAACCAACGAACAAGCATGGGCTGCGGCTGACCGCCTGATCTCGCACCTGGACGATGACACCATCGCCCGTGCCCAGGCCTCGCTGGCGCGCTTCGACTCGGTGGGCCAGCAGCGCATGGCTGCGCTGCACGGCGGCAACCGCGACAACCTGGAAGTCAGCCCCAACTTGTGGGCAGGCGTTGGCCTGGTGCGTGGCGGTGCCGGCACCGCCCTGGTGGGCGATGGCCCGACTGTCGCGGCGCGGGTGAAGGAATATGCCGACCTGGGGATCGATACCTTCATCTTCTCGGGTTATCCACACCTGGAAGAATCGTATCGGGTCGCCGAACTGCTGTTCCCGCACCTCGATGTACAGCGCCCGGAGCAACCGAAAACCGGAGGCTACGTAAGCCCGTTCGGCGAGATGGTCGCCAACGACATCCTGCCCAAGTCTGTGTCGCAGAGCTGA
- a CDS encoding sulfonate ABC transporter substrate-binding protein, with product MRTVFLRRGLVALFAAAVSFGAITQAQAESLRIGYQKYGTLVLLKAKGTLEKRLVDQGVQVQWTEFPGGPQLLEGLNVGSIDFGVTGETPPVFAQAAGADLLYVAYEPPAPHSEAILVPKGSPIQSVKELKGKKVALNKGSNVHYLLVRALEEAGLKYSDIQPVYLPPADARAAFERGSVDAWVIWDPYQAAAEQQLQARTLRDGKALVDNHQFYLATRNYATQHPAVINALIEEVRAVGRWSQANPQEVTDQVAPLLGLPADITLTSVKRQGYGAAPLTPEVVAAQQKIADTFHALKLIPKPLSIKDVIWTPPAKVASAP from the coding sequence ATGCGCACAGTCTTCTTGCGTCGTGGTCTGGTCGCCCTGTTTGCGGCGGCTGTGTCCTTCGGCGCCATCACTCAAGCCCAGGCTGAAAGCCTGCGTATCGGCTATCAGAAATACGGCACCCTGGTGCTGCTCAAAGCCAAGGGCACGCTGGAAAAGCGCCTGGTCGATCAGGGCGTCCAGGTGCAATGGACCGAATTCCCCGGTGGCCCGCAACTGCTCGAAGGCTTGAATGTCGGCTCCATCGACTTTGGCGTAACCGGTGAAACGCCCCCGGTATTCGCCCAGGCTGCTGGTGCCGATCTGCTCTATGTGGCCTACGAACCGCCTGCGCCGCACAGTGAAGCGATCCTTGTGCCAAAGGGTTCGCCGATCCAGTCGGTGAAGGAGCTCAAGGGCAAGAAGGTTGCCCTCAACAAAGGCTCGAACGTTCATTACCTGCTGGTCCGCGCCCTGGAAGAAGCGGGCCTCAAGTACAGCGACATACAGCCCGTCTACCTGCCGCCGGCCGATGCCCGCGCCGCGTTCGAGCGTGGCAGCGTTGATGCCTGGGTGATCTGGGACCCGTACCAGGCCGCCGCCGAACAGCAGTTGCAGGCACGCACCCTGCGTGACGGCAAAGCGCTGGTCGACAACCACCAGTTCTACCTGGCCACCCGCAACTACGCGACCCAGCATCCGGCTGTGATCAACGCCCTCATCGAAGAAGTACGCGCCGTGGGCAGATGGTCGCAGGCCAACCCTCAGGAAGTGACCGACCAGGTCGCTCCGCTGCTCGGGCTGCCCGCCGACATCACCCTGACCTCAGTCAAACGCCAAGGCTACGGTGCCGCGCCGCTGACACCCGAGGTGGTGGCCGCACAACAGAAAATCGCCGACACCTTCCACGCGCTGAAGCTGATTCCCAAGCCGCTGAGCATCAAGGACGTGATCTGGACACCCCCGGCCAAGGTCGCCAGCGCGCCTTGA